From the Gemmatimonadales bacterium genome, one window contains:
- a CDS encoding FHA domain-containing protein: MIQLELGGHRWPLATGESVVGSSSAAAVHLVQAGVLERHALVHASRSGASIRPAGPDALVLVNGVRLSVDPVPLLHGDKLQIGEVQLLVVDDRQVGATRVADATALRAATEPGAPHIPSGPMSAGRLVSLSDGREYLVGPGSLVIGRDASCDVVIESTDVSRHHAVIANGPAGYVLEDTSANGVVVNGVRAGERRTLTRGDIVKIGPAEFRFYADAVEKGDAPPPGAVHRLYDTAHGIPSMVPSFPSRPTAPPPLATVLVRSGSLRGQRLPIRTPVINIGRADYNDLVFSDESVSASHAKLQRREALWVLTDLDSTNGTFVDGDQIRGEVPLMPGSTVRFGDVAVMFDPTDARGQQPVGGRTREVGSIAIPETPRMPVMRPGPPAEPGRPIRAPRPPTPESRIPAWGVVIVVLIAVAVAVAYYFFFGR; the protein is encoded by the coding sequence ATGATTCAGCTTGAGCTTGGTGGTCACCGTTGGCCGCTCGCCACAGGGGAATCCGTCGTCGGGTCTTCGTCCGCGGCGGCGGTACACCTCGTGCAGGCGGGTGTGCTGGAGCGGCACGCGCTGGTGCATGCGTCACGATCGGGCGCATCGATCCGCCCCGCGGGGCCGGACGCGCTCGTGCTGGTCAACGGGGTCCGCTTGAGTGTCGACCCCGTTCCGCTGCTGCACGGCGACAAGCTCCAGATCGGCGAGGTGCAACTTCTGGTCGTAGACGACCGTCAGGTCGGAGCCACACGCGTGGCCGACGCGACGGCCCTCCGGGCGGCGACCGAACCCGGCGCCCCCCACATTCCGTCCGGACCGATGAGCGCCGGCCGCCTGGTCAGCCTGAGTGACGGCCGCGAATACCTGGTGGGACCCGGTTCGCTGGTGATCGGACGTGACGCCTCGTGTGATGTCGTCATCGAGTCGACCGACGTCTCGCGGCATCACGCCGTCATTGCCAACGGTCCGGCAGGGTACGTGCTCGAGGACACGAGTGCGAACGGGGTGGTCGTCAATGGTGTCCGGGCCGGCGAGCGCCGCACGCTGACCCGTGGCGACATCGTGAAGATTGGGCCGGCGGAGTTCCGGTTCTACGCCGATGCCGTGGAGAAGGGCGATGCGCCGCCTCCCGGCGCCGTGCACCGCCTCTACGACACCGCGCATGGCATCCCGTCGATGGTGCCGTCGTTTCCGTCACGGCCGACCGCCCCGCCGCCGCTCGCCACCGTGCTGGTGCGCAGTGGCAGCCTCCGCGGGCAGCGTCTGCCCATCCGGACGCCAGTCATCAACATCGGTCGGGCCGATTACAACGACCTGGTGTTCAGTGACGAGAGCGTGAGCGCGTCACACGCCAAGCTGCAGCGGCGTGAGGCGCTCTGGGTCCTGACCGACCTGGATTCCACCAACGGCACGTTCGTCGACGGCGACCAGATCCGAGGCGAAGTCCCCTTGATGCCCGGGTCGACCGTGCGCTTCGGCGATGTCGCAGTCATGTTCGACCCGACGGATGCGCGCGGGCAGCAACCGGTCGGTGGCCGGACCCGGGAGGTCGGGTCGATTGCGATTCCCGAGACGCCGCGAATGCCCGTGATGCGGCCCGGTCCGCCAGCCGAGCCAGGCCGTCCGATCCGGGCGCCGCGTCCGCCAACGCCGGAGTCAAGGATCCCTGCCTGGGGCGTCGTCATCGTGGTGCTGATCGCCGTGGCCGTGGCCGTGGCGTACTACTTCTTCTTCGGTCGCTGA
- a CDS encoding HD domain-containing protein, with the protein MLDTPAVQRLRYVRQLGHAFLVYPGATHSRFEHALGAYHLTKSALTALAERGELDPAGEDDRLAARLAALLHDIGHYPFSHSLEEAGFLHHESLGVAKLTRGELGDVLASIGGPGLAVRIGELIRGESASPLGGLISGSLDLDKIEYLSRDARMCGVPYGAVDVDRLLASLTLVESGPGHWEIGVHEKGISALESLLFAKYQMYRNVYWHHAVRSATCMFKRAVRRAVADGVLTAEGIAEATDGSLMTALLAADPTGLAAQVQERRLFKRALDLPASDVPDDVQPWLSDDPNLLERVENALAVEAGLAPGRLLLDFPARASMLAVDLPLRTRTGAVERLTNAGRAGQLGLPRVADALYESARRLRVFTEGRASARLEGLMDLIVLPAAEVVKRLDAGKPLLR; encoded by the coding sequence GTGCTCGACACGCCCGCCGTCCAGCGACTCCGGTACGTCCGCCAGCTCGGCCACGCCTTCCTGGTCTATCCCGGCGCCACCCACTCCCGCTTCGAACACGCGCTCGGCGCCTATCACCTGACCAAATCGGCGCTGACGGCGCTCGCCGAGCGGGGAGAGCTTGATCCCGCCGGTGAGGACGACCGGCTCGCCGCGCGCCTGGCCGCCCTCCTCCACGACATCGGGCACTACCCCTTTTCCCACAGCCTCGAAGAGGCCGGCTTCCTCCATCACGAGTCGCTCGGCGTCGCCAAGCTGACCCGTGGGGAACTGGGCGACGTGCTGGCCTCCATCGGGGGCCCCGGCCTGGCCGTCCGGATCGGCGAGCTGATCCGGGGCGAGAGCGCCAGTCCGCTCGGCGGCCTGATCAGCGGCTCACTGGATCTCGACAAGATCGAGTACCTGAGTCGGGACGCGCGGATGTGCGGCGTTCCCTATGGGGCGGTGGACGTCGATCGCCTGCTCGCCTCCCTCACGCTGGTCGAGAGCGGGCCGGGCCACTGGGAAATCGGGGTGCACGAGAAGGGGATCAGCGCGCTTGAATCGCTGCTCTTTGCCAAGTACCAGATGTACCGGAACGTGTACTGGCATCACGCGGTGCGAAGCGCGACCTGCATGTTCAAGCGGGCGGTCCGGCGCGCCGTGGCGGACGGTGTGCTGACGGCGGAAGGGATTGCGGAGGCCACCGACGGCAGCCTGATGACCGCGCTCCTCGCGGCCGATCCGACCGGACTCGCCGCACAGGTGCAGGAGCGCCGGCTGTTCAAGCGGGCACTCGACCTCCCGGCCAGCGACGTGCCCGACGATGTGCAGCCCTGGCTCTCGGATGACCCCAATCTCCTCGAACGTGTCGAGAATGCGTTGGCGGTCGAGGCGGGGCTGGCACCCGGACGCCTGCTCCTCGACTTTCCCGCCCGCGCGTCGATGCTGGCCGTGGATCTCCCCCTGCGCACACGGACCGGTGCCGTGGAGCGGCTCACCAATGCCGGGCGTGCGGGCCAGCTCGGTCTCCCGAGGGTGGCCGACGCCCTCTACGAGAGCGCGCGCCGGCTCCGGGTGTTCACGGAGGGGCGCGCGTCGGCCAGGCTCGAAGGGCTGATGGACCTGATTGTGTTGCCGGCGGCCGAGGTGGTGAAGCGGCTGGACGCCGGCAAGCCGTTGCTGCGGTAG
- a CDS encoding ABC transporter ATP-binding protein has product MNLQEDALGRSFDAGLMRRMLTYLRPRRGLVALAVVLLIVNAFLALVGPVLTKQVLDVAVPQRDLGLLGTLTAAYLAALVLEFATEYAQSLLTTHIGQGVMHDLRMEIFGRLQRLSIPYFDGHPVGRLMTRVTSDVETLNELFSSGVVAIFGDLFTLLAIMGLMLWTDWRLALVAFAVIPLVWLTAYLFRRQVREAFRDIRVRLARLNSFLQEHLSGMRIVQLFGRERAAADEFATVNQSHLEAHLRSITVYAVFFPIIEVLGSVAVALLLWYGGVRFADQTLTVGTLAAFIQLTRRFFQPLQDLSEKFNIVQSAMASSERIFGLLDAPVTVPEPVIPALLPRPVRGEVRFEGVWFRYRADGPWVLRDVSFTASPGQTVALVGQTGAGKTTVISLLLRFYDPERGRITLDGVDIRDLPTAELRRFIGFVQQDLFLFSGDVLHNLRLDAPVPEAAAHRAAERVGADRFIGRLPAGYGHVLGERGKSLSVGERQLLSFARALTLDPRILVLDEATSSVDTEAEAQIQQAIGELMVGRTSIVVAHRLSTILHADEILVFHHGEIRERGGHRGLLEQRGLYERLYRLQLAAQDASLPSRAATG; this is encoded by the coding sequence ATGAACCTGCAGGAAGACGCCCTCGGTCGATCCTTCGACGCGGGGCTGATGCGGCGAATGCTCACCTACCTGCGCCCGCGGCGCGGGCTGGTGGCGCTCGCCGTGGTGTTGCTCATCGTCAACGCCTTTCTGGCGCTGGTCGGGCCGGTCCTGACGAAGCAGGTCCTCGATGTCGCCGTCCCGCAGCGGGACCTCGGTCTGCTCGGCACCCTCACCGCCGCCTACCTCGCCGCCCTCGTCCTCGAGTTCGCCACGGAGTACGCCCAGAGTCTCCTGACCACGCATATCGGGCAGGGAGTGATGCACGACCTCCGGATGGAGATCTTCGGCCGCCTCCAGCGGTTGAGCATCCCCTACTTTGACGGGCACCCGGTCGGTCGGCTGATGACCCGGGTGACCTCCGACGTCGAGACGCTCAACGAGCTCTTTTCCTCCGGTGTCGTCGCGATCTTCGGAGACCTGTTCACCCTGCTGGCCATCATGGGGCTGATGTTGTGGACCGACTGGCGCCTGGCGCTGGTGGCGTTCGCCGTCATCCCGCTGGTCTGGCTGACCGCCTACCTCTTCCGCCGCCAGGTGCGCGAGGCGTTCCGCGACATCCGGGTCCGGCTGGCCCGGCTGAACAGCTTCCTGCAGGAACACCTGTCCGGCATGCGCATCGTGCAGCTCTTTGGACGTGAGCGGGCCGCCGCCGACGAGTTTGCGACGGTCAACCAATCGCACCTCGAGGCGCACCTTCGGTCCATCACGGTCTACGCCGTGTTCTTCCCCATCATTGAAGTGCTCGGGTCGGTGGCAGTGGCGCTGCTGCTGTGGTACGGCGGGGTCCGGTTCGCGGACCAGACGCTGACGGTCGGCACCCTGGCCGCCTTCATCCAGCTAACCCGGCGGTTCTTCCAGCCGCTCCAGGACCTGTCCGAAAAGTTCAATATCGTGCAGAGCGCGATGGCCTCCTCGGAGCGCATCTTCGGGCTCCTCGATGCCCCGGTGACGGTCCCGGAACCGGTGATCCCCGCGCTCCTGCCGCGGCCGGTCCGCGGCGAGGTGCGATTCGAAGGGGTGTGGTTCCGGTACCGGGCCGACGGGCCGTGGGTGCTCCGCGACGTCTCGTTCACCGCGTCGCCCGGGCAGACCGTGGCGCTCGTCGGGCAGACCGGGGCGGGGAAGACCACCGTCATCAGCCTGCTGCTCCGCTTCTATGACCCGGAACGCGGCAGAATCACCCTCGACGGGGTGGACATCCGCGATCTGCCGACAGCGGAACTGCGGCGGTTCATCGGGTTCGTGCAGCAAGACCTTTTCCTGTTTTCGGGGGATGTGCTCCACAACCTGCGCCTCGACGCGCCCGTGCCCGAGGCGGCGGCGCATCGCGCCGCCGAGCGGGTGGGCGCCGACCGGTTCATCGGGCGCCTGCCGGCCGGGTACGGTCACGTGCTTGGTGAGCGGGGGAAGTCCTTGAGCGTCGGCGAGCGCCAACTGCTCAGCTTCGCGCGGGCACTGACGCTCGATCCCCGGATTCTCGTGCTCGATGAGGCCACGAGTTCGGTCGACACCGAAGCCGAGGCCCAGATCCAGCAGGCCATCGGGGAGTTGATGGTCGGGCGCACGAGCATCGTGGTGGCGCACCGCCTGAGCACCATCCTCCATGCCGACGAGATCCTGGTCTTCCACCACGGTGAGATTCGGGAACGGGGGGGGCACCGGGGGCTGTTGGAGCAGCGGGGGTTGTACGAGCGTCTCTACCGCCTGCAATTGGCGGCACAGGACGCTTCCTTGCCTTCCCGGGCGGCGACGGGGTAG
- a CDS encoding ABC transporter permease, producing MTASLTIALGTLRANPLRTALSTLGIVIGAAALVAVLTLGDGMERFGRQQLATTTDLQSVVLEPRTAEIIDNQAYPLDDYLVLTRVDAEAIMASISHVSAGLLTLSGSATAVLPGGISDTVEVIATLPGQADVMKPGFAAGRYFTAAEATAGVPVVAVSYAFGAAIGGGDATAAVGRPIGIRGQDYEVVGVLAETGPERMPRVYAPIDLAAVLLAPTPRPRAPTLVLQAERIEDVAAVRAGVERWLTGRYGTDWSRKARVHTNMQRVNQSERAILVFKLFLGAITGIALLVGGIGIMNVLLASVTERTREIGVRKAIGARRRDLLAQFLLESVTIAGLGSVIGTLLGFGGAFGVTAMMRQRFDAPVYAAFSWGTLAVSAAAAVLVGVVFGIYPALRAARLSPIEAIRHE from the coding sequence ATGACCGCCTCCCTGACCATCGCGCTCGGAACCCTTCGGGCCAATCCCCTCCGCACCGCCCTGTCCACCCTCGGCATCGTCATTGGTGCTGCCGCGCTGGTGGCCGTCCTGACGCTCGGGGACGGGATGGAGCGGTTTGGCCGACAGCAGCTGGCCACAACCACCGACCTGCAGTCGGTCGTGCTGGAACCTCGTACCGCCGAGATCATCGACAACCAGGCATATCCGCTCGACGACTATCTCGTCCTGACCCGGGTGGACGCCGAGGCGATCATGGCCTCCATTTCCCACGTGTCGGCAGGGCTGCTCACGCTGAGCGGATCGGCCACCGCCGTGCTGCCTGGGGGGATCAGCGACACCGTGGAGGTCATTGCCACCCTGCCGGGTCAGGCGGACGTGATGAAACCGGGCTTCGCGGCCGGGCGGTACTTCACCGCGGCGGAGGCGACGGCTGGGGTGCCGGTGGTGGCGGTGTCATACGCGTTTGGCGCCGCCATCGGCGGCGGGGATGCCACGGCCGCGGTGGGGCGGCCCATCGGCATCCGGGGGCAGGACTACGAGGTGGTCGGCGTGCTTGCGGAGACCGGCCCGGAGCGGATGCCGCGTGTCTATGCCCCGATTGATCTGGCGGCGGTCCTGCTCGCCCCTACGCCCAGGCCGCGGGCGCCGACGCTCGTCCTGCAGGCCGAGCGTATCGAGGACGTGGCGGCGGTCCGGGCCGGCGTCGAGCGGTGGCTGACGGGCCGGTACGGCACGGACTGGTCCCGGAAGGCGCGTGTGCACACCAACATGCAGCGTGTGAACCAGAGCGAACGCGCCATCCTGGTGTTCAAGCTCTTTCTCGGTGCGATTACCGGGATTGCCCTGCTGGTGGGCGGCATCGGCATCATGAACGTCCTCCTCGCCTCCGTGACCGAGCGGACGCGGGAAATCGGCGTTCGGAAGGCCATCGGGGCCCGTCGACGCGACCTCCTCGCGCAATTCCTGCTCGAGTCGGTCACGATTGCGGGCCTCGGATCGGTGATCGGGACGTTGCTCGGCTTCGGTGGGGCGTTCGGGGTCACGGCGATGATGCGACAGCGGTTCGATGCGCCGGTCTACGCGGCATTCAGCTGGGGGACGCTCGCCGTGTCCGCCGCGGCGGCGGTGCTGGTGGGGGTGGTGTTCGGGATCTACCCTGCACTGCGGGCGGCGCGCCTCTCGCCGATCGAGGCGATCCGGCACGAGTAG
- the uvrA gene encoding excinuclease ABC subunit UvrA, with product MPPEVIRIVNARQHNLKGVTVDLPRRALIVVTGPSGSGKSSLAFDTLYAEGQRRYAESLSTYAKQFLDRMPKPLVDRLDGIAPAVAIQQHNPATSSRSTVGTATEVYDYLRLLWARAGTTYCRACGGPVRQDTPQEAAAAVEALGPGRYQVCFPLPPSARNSHAAIVENLKALGFLRLLADGQPVHLESLEAYPDLTAVDDLLIVVDRLEAGKGTPNRLVEAISTAFAEGEGIAVVVHDTGRRRFTEHPSCSQCDTPARAPTPALFSFNNPGGACAACSGFGAVLEYDESLIVPDTSLALSDGAIDPWTKPRYEARRRLLLETAKKHGIDANRPWARLKAADRALLLTGKSGRFIGIIPFLRSLEPKRYKQYIRVFLRQYQLALTCPTCKGTRLNEHALAVRIGNDTIADVSARPVGALRAWLGGLELSPERQRVAQLILEQLDARLRYLDDVGLGYLTLDRQARTLSGGEAQRIALSNALGSQLVDSMYVLDEPSIGLHPRDTDRLLALLHRLRDLGNTVIVVEHDLAAVRDADFMLELGPGAGERGGTVVHAGPPLEAVDTLTGQYLSGAKCIAVPSARRPAGPLWLRVRGGTLHNLKGVDVNIPLGTLTTVTGVSGSGKSTLVHDIIYRELERRLHGGHSAKSHLGELVGAVGELTGSELIADVLLVDQSPIGRTPRSNPITYVKGFDEIRDLFASQPLARARGYTASTFSFNLAGGRCEACEGAGHVQVEMVFLADVFVPCDICGGSRYKRELLDVKIHGASIHDVLQWTVEEAITRFRHQPKLGTALWHLHQVGLGYLRLGQPATTLSGGEAQRLKIARELAGAKRKGARKLYILDEPTTGLHLDDVRVLMQVLDRLVDAGNTVLLIEHHLDVIKKSDWIIDLGPEAGDEGGRVVVEGTPEQVAATSESLTGRYLQPYLESAAVEAHT from the coding sequence ATGCCACCCGAGGTCATCCGCATCGTCAACGCACGCCAGCACAACCTCAAGGGGGTCACGGTCGACCTCCCCCGGCGGGCACTGATCGTGGTGACCGGTCCCTCCGGCTCCGGCAAGAGCTCCCTGGCCTTCGACACCCTCTATGCCGAAGGACAGCGTCGGTACGCCGAATCACTGTCCACCTATGCCAAGCAGTTTCTCGACCGCATGCCGAAGCCGCTGGTCGACCGGCTGGACGGCATCGCCCCCGCCGTGGCCATCCAGCAGCACAATCCGGCCACCTCGAGCCGCTCGACGGTGGGAACGGCCACCGAGGTCTATGACTACCTGCGCTTGCTCTGGGCGCGGGCAGGCACCACCTACTGCCGTGCGTGCGGCGGGCCGGTCCGACAGGACACCCCGCAGGAAGCCGCCGCCGCGGTGGAGGCGCTTGGCCCCGGACGGTACCAGGTCTGTTTTCCCCTGCCCCCGTCCGCCCGGAACAGCCACGCCGCTATCGTCGAGAATCTCAAGGCCCTCGGCTTCCTTCGGCTGCTCGCCGACGGTCAGCCGGTGCATCTCGAGTCGCTGGAGGCCTACCCGGACCTGACGGCCGTCGACGACCTGCTGATTGTGGTGGACCGGCTGGAGGCAGGAAAGGGCACGCCGAACCGGCTCGTGGAGGCGATCAGCACGGCGTTCGCGGAGGGTGAAGGAATTGCGGTCGTCGTGCATGACACCGGCCGACGGCGGTTCACGGAGCATCCGAGCTGCAGCCAGTGCGACACGCCGGCGCGGGCCCCCACACCCGCCCTCTTCTCGTTCAACAATCCGGGCGGCGCCTGCGCCGCCTGCAGCGGCTTCGGCGCGGTGCTGGAATACGACGAGTCGCTCATCGTGCCCGACACCTCACTGGCGCTCTCCGACGGGGCCATTGACCCGTGGACCAAGCCCCGGTACGAGGCGAGGCGGCGGCTCCTCCTGGAGACGGCCAAGAAGCACGGCATCGACGCCAACCGCCCCTGGGCCCGCCTCAAGGCGGCCGACCGCGCCCTCCTGCTGACCGGCAAGTCGGGACGATTTATCGGCATCATCCCATTTCTCCGCAGCCTGGAGCCGAAGCGCTACAAGCAGTACATCCGCGTCTTCCTGCGACAGTACCAGCTCGCCCTCACCTGCCCCACCTGCAAGGGGACCCGGCTCAACGAGCACGCCCTCGCCGTCCGCATCGGCAACGACACCATCGCCGACGTGAGCGCCCGCCCGGTCGGCGCCCTCCGTGCCTGGCTGGGGGGACTGGAACTGAGCCCCGAGCGGCAGCGGGTCGCGCAGTTGATCCTCGAACAACTCGACGCCCGGCTCCGGTACCTCGACGACGTGGGACTCGGCTACCTCACCCTTGACCGACAGGCGCGCACCCTGTCGGGTGGCGAGGCGCAGCGCATCGCGCTGTCCAATGCGCTCGGCTCACAACTGGTGGATTCGATGTATGTCCTCGACGAGCCGTCGATCGGACTGCACCCGCGTGACACCGACCGGCTGCTCGCGCTTCTTCATCGCCTCCGGGATCTCGGCAACACCGTCATCGTGGTCGAGCACGACCTGGCCGCCGTGCGCGACGCCGACTTCATGCTGGAACTCGGGCCGGGTGCCGGCGAGCGGGGTGGCACCGTCGTCCACGCCGGCCCGCCCCTCGAGGCGGTGGACACGCTGACCGGCCAATACCTCTCCGGCGCCAAGTGCATTGCCGTGCCGAGCGCACGACGCCCGGCCGGCCCGCTCTGGCTCCGCGTCCGGGGCGGCACGCTGCACAACCTGAAGGGGGTGGACGTCAACATCCCCCTCGGCACGCTCACGACCGTGACCGGCGTGTCCGGTTCGGGGAAGAGTACGCTCGTCCACGACATCATCTACCGCGAGCTTGAGCGCCGCCTCCATGGCGGCCACTCCGCGAAGTCCCACCTTGGCGAGCTCGTGGGCGCGGTCGGGGAACTCACGGGGTCCGAGTTGATTGCCGACGTGCTGCTGGTGGACCAGTCGCCGATCGGCCGCACCCCGCGCTCCAATCCGATCACCTACGTGAAGGGCTTCGACGAGATCCGCGACCTCTTTGCGAGCCAGCCCCTGGCGCGGGCCCGCGGCTACACCGCGTCGACCTTTTCCTTCAATCTGGCGGGGGGGCGGTGCGAGGCGTGCGAAGGCGCCGGTCATGTGCAGGTGGAGATGGTCTTCCTGGCGGATGTGTTCGTGCCATGCGACATCTGCGGCGGGAGTCGGTACAAACGCGAGCTGCTCGACGTGAAGATCCACGGCGCCTCCATCCACGACGTGCTGCAGTGGACGGTGGAGGAGGCGATCACCCGGTTCCGTCATCAGCCCAAACTCGGTACCGCGCTCTGGCATCTGCACCAGGTGGGGCTCGGCTACCTCCGTCTCGGCCAGCCCGCCACGACGCTCTCAGGCGGCGAGGCGCAGCGGCTCAAGATCGCGCGCGAACTGGCCGGCGCGAAGCGGAAGGGTGCGCGCAAGCTCTACATTCTCGATGAACCGACGACCGGACTCCATCTCGACGACGTCCGGGTGCTGATGCAGGTGCTGGACCGGCTCGTGGACGCGGGCAACACTGTCCTCCTGATCGAGCACCATCTCGACGTCATCAAGAAGTCCGACTGGATCATCGACCTGGGTCCCGAGGCGGGCGACGAGGGAGGACGCGTCGTGGTGGAGGGAACTCCCGAGCAGGTCGCTGCCACAAGCGAATCGCTCACCGGCCGGTACCTGCAGCCGTATCTCGAGAGCGCCGCCGTGGAGGCGCACACATGA
- a CDS encoding lysylphosphatidylglycerol synthase transmembrane domain-containing protein has product MANPLSPKLLLRGFEIFVGISLVGYVAVLFYGDNLPAFLHGLTQLHWGWVLVGLALASMDWIGGGLRIWVVARELHPNPPLKGMLLAGGMSAWAAYLTPLQSGAAPMMVYTMRRYGVSVPVGMTTALVTFVATIVFFGITGPLAILLGAGQSLGSKGDLLGLSLYDLFLGTLGVFATLGVLLLVVIVFPQVASKAVHGLAVWAGRRSRRIEAKLEKLLVGIDEAHAAVAKFNTPRGWLSLFWATLLSGPSHANKLLAGYVALRVIGIEAHFVDVLLVQTLITFLLYFAPTPGASGIAEVLSAIVMTAYVPAALTPLYTLAWRTILSYFTIAFGALVFSNWVRQGIKGLEELDDAPAPAPAGPGHPG; this is encoded by the coding sequence ATGGCCAACCCACTATCCCCCAAGCTGCTCCTGCGCGGGTTCGAGATCTTCGTCGGCATCTCCCTGGTGGGGTATGTCGCCGTCCTCTTCTACGGGGACAATCTCCCCGCCTTCCTGCACGGCCTGACCCAGCTGCACTGGGGATGGGTGCTTGTGGGCCTCGCGCTCGCCTCGATGGACTGGATCGGCGGGGGGCTCCGGATCTGGGTGGTGGCGCGCGAGCTGCACCCCAACCCGCCGCTCAAGGGGATGCTCCTGGCGGGCGGGATGAGTGCCTGGGCGGCCTACCTGACGCCGCTCCAGTCCGGCGCGGCCCCGATGATGGTCTATACCATGCGCCGCTACGGCGTCAGCGTGCCGGTGGGGATGACCACCGCCCTGGTGACCTTCGTCGCGACCATCGTCTTCTTCGGCATCACCGGCCCGTTGGCCATTCTCCTCGGCGCCGGGCAGTCGCTCGGGTCCAAGGGTGACCTGCTCGGGCTCTCGCTCTACGACCTCTTCCTCGGCACGTTGGGCGTGTTCGCGACCCTGGGTGTCCTGCTCCTGGTGGTGATCGTCTTTCCACAGGTGGCGAGCAAGGCGGTTCACGGATTGGCGGTGTGGGCCGGGCGCCGGAGCCGGCGGATCGAGGCCAAGCTCGAAAAGCTGCTCGTCGGCATCGACGAGGCGCACGCCGCCGTGGCCAAGTTCAACACGCCGCGCGGCTGGCTGTCCCTTTTCTGGGCCACCCTGCTGTCCGGGCCGTCGCACGCCAACAAGCTGCTGGCCGGCTATGTGGCACTCCGCGTCATCGGCATCGAGGCGCACTTCGTGGACGTGCTGCTGGTGCAGACGCTGATCACCTTCCTGCTCTACTTTGCCCCGACCCCCGGTGCGAGCGGTATTGCCGAGGTCCTGTCTGCGATCGTCATGACGGCGTACGTGCCGGCCGCGCTGACCCCCCTCTACACGCTCGCCTGGCGCACTATCCTCAGCTATTTCACGATCGCGTTTGGCGCCCTGGTCTTCTCCAACTGGGTACGGCAGGGGATCAAGGGCCTCGAAGAGCTGGATGACGCCCCCGCGCCGGCGCCCGCCGGCCCGGGTCACCCCGGATGA
- a CDS encoding Stp1/IreP family PP2C-type Ser/Thr phosphatase has product MHFTCAARTDVGIVRSGNEDNYLMLAERGVFIVADGMGGHAAGEVASEMAVRIISREIGSLRGLPDAEASERIARSMVTANEAIFERTLSEHDKRGMGTTATALVLLPGRYFIGQVGDSRAYLLRGGEFLQITRDHSYVQEQVDAGLLTPEQARVHPYSNVITRCVGAGSDVVPDVYFGDLQAGDVILLASDGLTGMLEDEQLVKILADPQGPQAWVDRMIMEANRRGGLDNITTIVVKIESLD; this is encoded by the coding sequence GTGCACTTCACATGCGCCGCGCGAACTGACGTCGGAATTGTCCGGTCCGGCAACGAGGACAACTACCTCATGCTGGCGGAACGAGGCGTCTTCATCGTCGCCGACGGGATGGGCGGACATGCCGCGGGCGAGGTCGCCAGCGAAATGGCCGTGCGGATTATTTCCCGGGAAATCGGCTCCCTGCGCGGCCTGCCCGATGCGGAGGCCTCCGAACGAATCGCACGATCGATGGTGACGGCCAACGAGGCCATCTTCGAGCGCACCCTCTCCGAGCACGACAAGCGGGGCATGGGGACGACGGCCACCGCGCTGGTGCTCCTCCCCGGCCGGTACTTCATCGGCCAGGTCGGCGACAGCCGGGCCTACCTCCTCCGCGGCGGTGAGTTCCTCCAGATCACCCGCGATCACTCGTACGTGCAGGAGCAGGTCGACGCCGGTCTCCTTACCCCCGAGCAGGCGCGGGTGCATCCGTACAGCAACGTGATCACCCGCTGCGTCGGCGCCGGGAGCGACGTGGTGCCCGATGTCTACTTCGGGGACCTCCAGGCAGGCGATGTCATTCTCCTCGCGTCCGACGGCCTGACGGGGATGCTGGAGGATGAGCAGCTGGTCAAGATCCTGGCCGATCCCCAGGGCCCGCAGGCCTGGGTGGACCGGATGATCATGGAGGCCAACCGCCGCGGCGGCCTCGACAACATCACCACCATCGTCGTCAAGATCGAGTCGCTCGACTAG